AACGAATTGAATCAGTGAAGCGCCTGAATTGATCGGCGAAGAAGGTGCGGCGAGGTGGCGATGAATGGTCGCGCGATGGGGCTCCGCCCGCCTTTTGAAATCTTGCTTGTCGAGAATCCGgcgtctcgagtttgaattgaGATTGCTTATGTTCGTCGGCTTCGCTTGCTGAGTGCCGGCTACCAGCCAAATCACTTCGTTGTGGGGGTTGAAACTGAACCTGGAGACTCCAGGATTGTTGAAGTTTTGTTCGTGTAAATGCGAGTGATGGAGAACTTTTAAGTTGTGAGGTCGATTGAGAGACATCCGACATGGTTAGGAGAATGTTGAATATTACTCATCGCATCTGTTTGAAGTTTTAGCGCAAAATCGAGAGTACGTGGATTAACCAATGAGTAAGGCACATGAAAGTTAATGATGTTGTTCGGAGTGGAATCCACTGTGTGGAAATCAGATTTCTCGAGTTTCGATCATCCTCGCTCCCACTGAAGAATTACTGAAGTTGAATCAACCTGCCTATATTCCCCAATTTGCTAGCTAAGTGCCAACTAATTTGTTCTGGGGGTTGAAACGAGTCATATCATACTTCTCAATGGAGAGAGACCGAGTAACTAGATGAATTACAAATACAATTTGAGTTTGTCTTCTATTTcatgtatgttttttttttttccacttgaTATGCTTCTTCTAGTTTAGTACTCATTTGTTGGTTgttacctttctttttaccATATGAGTATTTTCTGCAGTCACTTCAGTTTTGGAATTACATTATATGTCACATCTTGCCTTTCACTTTCTACATATATTCAGGTTGCACTAGATATAACTGAAGATGAGAGGTATCAACTTCAGAACTTGATGGATGAGGAAAGCAGGTGCTAAGAATTTGCGTAGTTTCTTTTAATGATTGTCACATCTGTTTCTATGGGCATGCTTGGTATAGGTATTTGCAAacattaatttgttcaatgatTGTCTCAACAGTTGCTAGGCTATGGCATTAGTTTCCTTTTTGTAGACTACCTGCGAAAAATATTCAGcagtataaaactattttacgATGCTATTCATGTGGTTCGTTGAAGcaatcaaagaaaaggaaaaaaaaaggtatccAGATTTTCCAGGCTTCAAGTCCATTGATTAGGCCTCGGATGCCTGTGACTCGTGTACTATTGTAGGACAGCGGTCACTGGGTTATTCTATCGAGAATGTGATAATTTGTTAGCTggtatcttttatttttgggtatCTCTCTTTTGCGCTATATTCTAGGACATGTTCACTGAGTTCTTAAACTCTCTGTCTGAACATCTCAACATATACCTTTCAGGGGAGTTTTCTGTCCAATTGTTGGCTGTGGTGCACACTTAACATCTTTAGAGAACTTTGAAGATCATTACAATGCACGGCATACTGCTTCTTGTTCGGTTTGCTCCAGAGTTTACCCAACATCCAGGCTCCTCAGCATACATGTATCAGAAGCacatgattctttctttcaagCAAAGGTTGCTCGTGGTTTTGCTATGGTATGTTTTGCTCATTAGCTCAGACATATTCTGACTCTGTGtttctttgtttgattatttAGGGTGTTTTAAAGTAATATGCTGCGTTGTTATTGGCATTATAGTTTCTAGCCGAAGCTTGGCTCCAAGCAAGCTACTTATGTTTTTCTCATGACTGATTGAGGGGTTGGGCACTTCTGTTGCCAATGCATGAGCTAAGCCCTGAAAACTGGCCAACCTCAATTTATTCCCTTGTTTGTCAACCTTCTTCCCTTCTTAATGTCATTTGTGGCTTGGAGTTCACGACAAGACCACATTGCAATTTGATTGTGGAACAGTGGTGAACTTGTGACAACTGTCATTTCTAGGTGACATGACCTGGCTCATCGGCAAGAGCATAAAATAACCATCCTCCAACAATTGAAGCATATTGCTATTACTGTCTGGGGACGTGTTTCTATAAAAACATGTTGTTGAGAATGATTGAAGTACGGAACCAAAAATCATATATCTTTTCCTATCATGTGAGGTTGTACAGATATTTTCTTGTCCATATTTGATAGATCTACTATTTGTGTGGAAACAGTATGAATGCTTGGTGGAAAGCTGTGGATCGAAGTTCAAAACCTACAAAGCTCGACAACGGCATCTAATCGACAAGCATAAGTTCCCTACTTCCTTTGAGTTTTACAAAAAGGCTCTTCCATCTAGGAAGCAGAGGCAGAAGAACCAACGTAAGCAGGTCACTCATAAGAAAGAGGTAGCTCCGAGTGCAATGGAAGTGGAAAATGAAGCCGTGGATGAACTTGTTTCAGCAGTCTCCAAATTAAGCACTTCGGACTCTCCTACGTCTATCAGCTTTGGTCGCCGCCACACACGAGGCTTGCCGTTTGTCCCTCGTGCTATTCAGCGTGAGAGAACGTAAGAACCCCTGAATTCTAGTACAAAGGACTAAAGCAGTAGCCATTGCGCTAAATTGAGTTTCAGGGGATGGACTCtataatttgttttgatgagtTTTTCCTATTTCGGTTCTGTATAGCATGAGTTATTTAACTGGCGAACAGCAACTCAAGTTTTGAAAGCCCGTTGAAGAGGTTCATTGTTGTATGTTAGTCATGATCTACAATCTTACGTGCAGATTAATAGATTGAGCTTGTGGAAGCAATGCATTAAGGCCTGTTTGTTAAAAAGTATTTatgttccccagaacaaaaatttatgttcttttgttccttgaaacaaaaaaagaaaaaaaaaaaacgtgtttggtaaaacttttgtttatgagaacaaaaaatctatttttttttcctaggaacagatttggaacagaaacaagaagtaaaaaaaagtagcttttgGTTTTGGGAACAATTCcaataatcaatttttctctcttcttttttcttcttctcttttctttccttattcttccttttggcttgtCGTCAACCTCGACCATGGCTG
Above is a window of Eucalyptus grandis isolate ANBG69807.140 chromosome 9, ASM1654582v1, whole genome shotgun sequence DNA encoding:
- the LOC104419134 gene encoding zinc finger protein 511 isoform X2; this encodes MSIFCSHFSFGITLYVTSCLSLSTYIQVALDITEDERYQLQNLMDEESRGVFCPIVGCGAHLTSLENFEDHYNARHTASCSVCSRVYPTSRLLSIHVSEAHDSFFQAKVARGFAMYECLVESCGSKFKTYKARQRHLIDKHKFPTSFEFYKKALPSRKQRQKNQRKQVTHKKEVAPSAMEVENEAVDELVSAVSKLSTSDSPTSISFGRRHTRGLPFVPRAIQRERT
- the LOC104419134 gene encoding zinc finger protein 511 isoform X1; its protein translation is MATMEAEGGGGGGGFPYWTSVRRRFDPDSAFFSSGNVERELLAKQVALDITEDERYQLQNLMDEESRGVFCPIVGCGAHLTSLENFEDHYNARHTASCSVCSRVYPTSRLLSIHVSEAHDSFFQAKVARGFAMYECLVESCGSKFKTYKARQRHLIDKHKFPTSFEFYKKALPSRKQRQKNQRKQVTHKKEVAPSAMEVENEAVDELVSAVSKLSTSDSPTSISFGRRHTRGLPFVPRAIQRERT